Proteins from a genomic interval of Cognatishimia sp. WU-CL00825:
- a CDS encoding WecB/TagA/CpsF family glycosyltransferase produces MQYQSFEAFSQGSQPISPLTRIRVMDRELVNTGPASAIEAILAPGRRCVFFLNAHCANIAVRDPQYAAALARAELVLPDGIGIKLATQMTGQNLVANLNGTDLVPALMRRAAQEGLGVYMLGGKPGTAEAAALDICTKVPGLRIVGTRDGYAGAKNKMAAIRDINRSGADILLVAMGVPMQENWIDANFAALTPRIALAVGGLFDFWAGNVRRAPKPVRAAKLEWAWRLAMEPRRMAKRYLIGNVTFLGRAAKSAHQTLDRFAVVKRVMDITLSAAALAVLGPLLLLLMLAIKLESRGPALFKQVRVGQNGDRFTLYKLRSMYSDAEARRADLLSTSDRNGICFKSKQDPRVTRIGRVMRRYSLDELPQIFNVLRGEMSVVGPRPALPEEVAAYPAHALGRLAAKPGLTGLWQVSGRADIGFEQMVDMDLAYSKSKSLLLDVLLISLTFRAIWSGRGAY; encoded by the coding sequence ATGCAATATCAATCGTTTGAAGCGTTTTCACAGGGGTCACAGCCAATTTCTCCGCTGACGCGGATTCGTGTCATGGACCGGGAATTGGTGAACACAGGCCCCGCAAGCGCCATAGAGGCCATTTTGGCACCGGGTCGACGCTGCGTCTTTTTCCTGAATGCGCATTGCGCCAATATAGCGGTGCGTGATCCGCAGTATGCGGCGGCACTGGCGCGGGCCGAATTGGTGCTGCCGGATGGCATTGGGATCAAACTGGCAACACAAATGACTGGGCAAAACCTGGTGGCGAACCTGAATGGCACCGACCTGGTGCCTGCTTTGATGCGACGCGCCGCTCAGGAGGGCTTGGGTGTTTACATGTTGGGCGGAAAACCCGGCACCGCAGAAGCGGCCGCGCTGGATATTTGCACCAAGGTCCCAGGGTTACGTATTGTTGGAACCCGCGACGGTTATGCGGGGGCCAAAAACAAAATGGCGGCCATTCGAGATATCAATCGTTCTGGCGCGGATATATTGCTGGTCGCGATGGGCGTGCCGATGCAGGAAAACTGGATTGACGCAAACTTTGCCGCCCTAACACCCAGAATTGCATTGGCGGTGGGGGGGCTGTTTGACTTCTGGGCGGGCAATGTGAGGCGTGCGCCAAAACCGGTGCGCGCGGCCAAGTTGGAATGGGCCTGGCGTCTGGCGATGGAGCCGCGCCGCATGGCCAAACGCTATTTAATCGGAAATGTCACCTTTCTGGGGCGGGCCGCAAAATCTGCGCACCAGACCTTGGATAGATTTGCCGTCGTCAAGCGGGTGATGGATATAACATTAAGCGCTGCTGCTTTGGCTGTGCTGGGACCCTTGCTGCTTTTACTGATGCTGGCGATCAAGCTAGAAAGCCGTGGCCCAGCGCTTTTTAAGCAAGTGCGGGTCGGGCAAAATGGGGACAGGTTCACCCTGTATAAGCTGCGGTCGATGTATAGCGATGCCGAAGCACGTCGGGCAGACTTGTTGTCGACCTCTGACCGCAACGGGATTTGTTTTAAGTCCAAACAGGACCCTCGGGTCACGCGTATTGGCCGGGTCATGAGGCGCTATTCATTGGATGAGCTGCCGCAAATCTTCAATGTTCTGCGGGGCGAGATGTCTGTTGTTGGCCCGCGCCCTGCCCTGCCCGAAGAAGTTGCCGCCTATCCGGCCCATGCGCTGGGGCGTTTGGCTGCCAAGCCAGGGCTGACTGGCTTGTGGCAGGTTTCCGGGCGGGCAGATATTGGATTTGAGCAAATGGTGGACATGGACTTGGCCTATTCCAAATCCAAAAGCCTGTTGTTGGACGTGTTGCTGATTTCACTGACCTTTCGCGCGATCTGGTCGGGGCGCGGCGCATATTAG
- a CDS encoding molybdopterin-dependent oxidoreductase, whose protein sequence is MRFYRVMRRSILAMGLAVWALGSAPVLAAGAADPIVLEVTSAGPGSEMVNFDLASLRAIGTTEIVTSTIWTDGVHRFSGVSLHDLLAHLGATGGTIQATAINDYAIKIPVSDATQDGPIVAFEMDGELMPRRAKGPLWIVYPFDSSAQFRTEAIYARSIWQLNRLHIIE, encoded by the coding sequence ATGCGGTTTTACAGAGTTATGCGGCGCAGTATCCTGGCGATGGGATTGGCGGTTTGGGCCTTGGGCAGTGCTCCGGTGCTGGCGGCGGGCGCAGCAGATCCCATAGTCTTGGAGGTAACGTCGGCTGGACCGGGGTCTGAGATGGTCAACTTCGATTTGGCAAGTTTGCGCGCGATTGGCACAACGGAAATAGTAACATCGACGATTTGGACAGATGGGGTGCATCGATTTTCCGGGGTCTCGTTGCACGATCTATTGGCGCATTTGGGTGCCACGGGCGGCACCATTCAAGCCACGGCCATAAATGATTATGCTATTAAGATCCCCGTAAGCGACGCCACCCAAGATGGCCCCATTGTGGCCTTTGAAATGGATGGGGAATTGATGCCCCGGCGCGCAAAAGGACCGTTGTGGATTGTCTATCCCTTCGACAGTTCTGCACAATTTCGCACAGAGGCCATTTACGCGCGCAGCATTTGGCAGCTTAATAGGCTGCACATAATAGAATGA
- a CDS encoding ATP-binding protein has translation MTSDALASEAAKTRYGFTGWVIPTAAAVCVAAIFWLAQSVIADLRELRSAKSDTVQWTLSQVEIEYLNFTLSLYDAANSDDPDLERLRKDFDVFFSRHDIIANGAVFESARQETDFHLSEKDIHAFLQQAAPLIDGSDAALVTALPTLIADAGRLRKAVGGLYVTGLAHFAESADNLRQRLSSTLLQLSAATAALVVSLILLTLYSRSASAKSHARGRELARANAHMETILATSLDAVIVSDKAGHVLDFNAAAEAIFGYKLSEIRGKLIRDLIVPPDLQAAHQAGMDRMLRTGEKKLVGKGRARLDACRANGDRFPVELALQMGNSAEGEIIVAFLRDISVEITKEEELRQARDQALAGEKAKAEFLTVMSHEIRTPLSGLLGNLSLLEKTQMSAEQRQFSENMEISGRQLMKHVNSVLDIARFESGTFRVNKAPFHLGHLLQDIIDAQSGQAEQRGTAIGWQWVGDALDWVSSDKDHIEQILMNLVGNAIKFTEHGRVDVEVEQISAADALIPTVEFRISDTGIGIAEAQQSTIFDDFVTAARAGGETGSTGLGLGIAKRLVARLGGEIGVESILGEGSVFWVRLPMAQSSPLEVPKHVSAEAEEAPRLHLLLAEDNDMNAFVVQRMLETEGHSVVWAEDGLQAVEMSKGEDFDAILMDINMPRLGGLEATKLIRTEVARAKQTPVFAFSANVLPEQTERFRESGMDGFIGKPVQIEELRAALRSVAGGRLGVITKARQPKAKDGAKAMFGDQYDVFLARFIGEGDALVDWLLQDQTSALNEVAQRCHMASSTAALFGAAQMHKALQNIEVAAARDDAATVKSLVDSLAQVWAEAKNSLEL, from the coding sequence GTGACATCTGATGCTTTGGCAAGTGAGGCTGCAAAAACACGTTATGGATTTACGGGATGGGTTATTCCGACGGCGGCGGCAGTCTGTGTCGCTGCTATTTTTTGGTTGGCCCAAAGTGTCATCGCTGATTTGCGTGAATTGCGGTCTGCTAAATCTGACACGGTGCAATGGACCCTGTCTCAGGTGGAAATTGAATATCTGAATTTCACGCTGTCGCTGTATGATGCGGCCAATAGTGACGATCCGGATCTGGAACGGCTGCGCAAAGATTTTGATGTGTTTTTCAGTCGCCACGACATCATTGCAAATGGGGCGGTGTTTGAAAGCGCCCGTCAGGAAACCGATTTTCATCTGTCCGAAAAGGACATTCACGCGTTTTTGCAGCAAGCGGCGCCTTTGATCGACGGTTCTGACGCCGCCTTGGTCACGGCCCTGCCGACGTTGATTGCTGACGCGGGCCGCCTGCGCAAGGCGGTAGGCGGCTTGTATGTCACGGGTTTGGCGCATTTTGCCGAAAGCGCTGACAATTTGCGGCAAAGGCTTTCCTCGACATTGCTGCAACTGTCGGCGGCAACCGCGGCCTTGGTAGTATCGCTGATATTGCTGACGCTTTATTCGCGTTCTGCCAGCGCAAAAAGCCACGCGAGGGGGCGCGAGTTGGCGCGCGCCAATGCCCATATGGAAACCATTCTGGCCACCTCGCTTGATGCCGTGATTGTGTCAGACAAGGCGGGGCATGTTCTGGATTTCAATGCGGCCGCTGAGGCTATTTTTGGGTACAAACTAAGTGAGATACGAGGCAAATTGATCCGGGACTTGATTGTGCCGCCGGACTTGCAAGCCGCACATCAGGCCGGGATGGACCGGATGCTGCGAACCGGCGAGAAAAAGCTGGTGGGCAAAGGTCGCGCACGACTTGACGCCTGTCGCGCCAATGGCGACCGCTTTCCTGTCGAACTGGCTTTGCAAATGGGCAATAGCGCGGAAGGTGAGATCATCGTGGCTTTTTTACGCGATATCTCTGTGGAGATCACCAAAGAAGAAGAGTTACGGCAAGCGCGCGACCAGGCGCTGGCAGGCGAAAAAGCCAAGGCTGAATTTCTGACCGTCATGAGCCACGAAATTCGCACACCCCTCAGTGGGCTGTTGGGCAATTTAAGTTTGCTTGAGAAAACCCAAATGTCTGCGGAACAACGCCAATTTAGCGAAAACATGGAGATTTCTGGCCGTCAGCTGATGAAACACGTGAATTCCGTTTTGGATATTGCGCGATTTGAGAGCGGCACCTTTAGGGTCAATAAAGCCCCGTTTCATTTGGGCCATCTGTTGCAGGACATCATTGATGCCCAAAGCGGCCAGGCCGAGCAACGTGGCACCGCGATTGGTTGGCAATGGGTGGGGGACGCATTGGACTGGGTGAGCAGTGACAAAGACCATATAGAGCAAATCTTAATGAATTTGGTTGGCAATGCGATCAAGTTCACAGAACATGGCCGAGTTGATGTTGAGGTCGAACAGATTTCCGCGGCGGATGCACTGATACCAACCGTCGAATTTCGCATCAGTGATACCGGGATTGGCATTGCAGAGGCGCAGCAATCCACAATCTTTGATGACTTTGTAACCGCAGCACGGGCGGGTGGAGAGACAGGCAGTACCGGGCTAGGGCTTGGGATTGCAAAACGGCTAGTGGCCCGTTTGGGCGGCGAGATCGGAGTGGAGAGCATTCTGGGGGAAGGCAGCGTGTTTTGGGTGCGCTTGCCCATGGCCCAAAGTTCGCCGCTTGAGGTGCCCAAACACGTCAGCGCTGAGGCAGAAGAAGCCCCGCGTCTGCATTTGCTTTTGGCTGAAGACAACGACATGAATGCTTTTGTTGTTCAGCGTATGCTGGAAACGGAAGGCCACAGCGTTGTTTGGGCAGAAGATGGGCTTCAGGCGGTTGAGATGAGCAAAGGCGAAGACTTTGACGCCATCTTAATGGATATCAACATGCCCCGGCTGGGCGGGCTTGAAGCCACCAAGCTCATCAGAACTGAGGTGGCGCGTGCCAAGCAAACCCCAGTTTTTGCGTTTTCTGCCAATGTGTTGCCGGAACAGACCGAGCGTTTTCGCGAAAGCGGCATGGATGGCTTTATCGGCAAACCCGTACAGATCGAAGAATTGCGCGCAGCGTTGCGTTCTGTCGCCGGTGGGCGGTTGGGCGTGATTACAAAGGCGCGACAGCCCAAGGCCAAAGATGGTGCCAAAGCGATGTTTGGGGATCAATATGACGTGTTCTTGGCGCGCTTTATTGGCGAAGGCGACGCATTGGTGGATTGGCTTTTACAAGACCAAACCAGCGCGTTGAACGAGGTTGCGCAGCGCTGCCATATGGCAAGCAGCACCGCTGCATTGTTTGGCGCAGCACAAATGCACAAGGCTTTGCAAAACATAGAAGTTGCGGCGGCGCGCGACGACGCAGCCACGGTTAAATCTCTGGTCGATAGCCTGGCGCAAGTCTGGGCTGAGGCCAAGAACAGCCTTGAATTGTGA
- a CDS encoding polysaccharide biosynthesis/export family protein — translation MLNACATTGNPNNLEPIARGDGYQAQYRDVVSRDADQFLTSARLNADTCLPYRGGQGGKNTGAYGLVGEKLTRNDLVDIRINEDKDLTGRYVISRDGTIKLPFLPPIKAQGRSGPEVEWLLKDALLRAGLYEDAPPVSVRVADFASVTVGVSGAVFEPHQIEIGTVSGDQIDNNRAQALGASTEARNLSAALRAAGGIRPDADISAIELRRNGQVYKLDLRGVFEGQNMVDVMLLTGDTIRVPSRGCFQDDLMRPSPISPPGVTMFLSNLTQPATANAPAAIGRDVREMPYGTRYLQAVVDANCVGGSRVTSAHRSAILMSRNPETNVSVVIERDIENMLRRADRDDYDPFILPGDAIACYDSTITNVAEAARVLGLITVGAALN, via the coding sequence ATGTTGAATGCCTGCGCCACGACAGGCAATCCAAATAACTTAGAACCCATTGCGCGCGGCGATGGCTATCAGGCGCAATACCGCGATGTGGTAAGCCGCGACGCTGATCAATTTTTGACCTCGGCGCGGTTGAACGCGGACACCTGCTTGCCCTATCGCGGTGGTCAGGGCGGCAAAAACACCGGGGCTTATGGGCTTGTGGGTGAAAAACTGACCCGCAACGACCTTGTTGATATTCGGATCAACGAGGACAAAGACCTGACGGGGCGCTATGTCATCTCGCGTGATGGCACAATCAAATTACCTTTTTTACCACCGATAAAGGCGCAAGGCCGCTCTGGCCCAGAGGTCGAATGGCTGCTCAAAGACGCTTTGCTGCGCGCTGGGCTATACGAAGATGCGCCGCCGGTTTCTGTGCGCGTTGCCGATTTTGCCTCTGTGACCGTTGGGGTGTCTGGCGCGGTATTTGAGCCGCATCAAATCGAAATTGGCACCGTGTCTGGCGACCAGATAGACAACAATCGCGCGCAGGCGCTTGGGGCGTCTACCGAAGCCCGAAACTTGTCTGCCGCCTTGCGCGCTGCGGGGGGCATTCGGCCAGATGCAGATATTTCTGCCATCGAGCTGCGCCGCAATGGCCAGGTCTACAAGCTTGATCTGCGCGGGGTGTTCGAAGGCCAAAACATGGTGGATGTCATGTTGCTGACAGGGGATACAATTCGGGTTCCCTCCCGAGGATGTTTCCAAGATGACCTGATGCGCCCAAGCCCAATCAGCCCCCCGGGCGTCACAATGTTCCTGTCCAACTTGACCCAACCCGCAACCGCAAACGCGCCTGCCGCCATTGGTCGTGACGTACGCGAAATGCCTTATGGCACGCGGTATTTACAGGCTGTAGTAGATGCCAACTGCGTTGGTGGGTCACGGGTGACCAGTGCGCACCGATCCGCCATACTGATGTCCCGCAACCCGGAAACCAATGTATCGGTGGTCATCGAGCGCGACATCGAAAACATGTTACGGCGCGCGGATCGGGATGACTACGACCCCTTTATTCTGCCCGGTGACGCGATTGCATGTTATGACAGTACCATCACAAATGTTGCCGAGGCGGCAAGAGTTTTGGGCCTGATCACCGTTGGGGCAGCACTGAATTGA
- a CDS encoding oligosaccharide flippase family protein has translation MMRATDLLRTSFLSNLLAYGASEVVAKFSRLFVVIVVARTLGVAEIGVAAAALAICEIFKGLTENGIGQRIIAAPAQQLNAICVKAHQLFWASCLGLFALQVALAVLLAGLGFVEVSLLVALAALEYLFMPAGLVQAALAVREGKLKQTAAIAGVQVLTANALSVALVFIIPSALVLILPRVLTAPLWLLSMRRLRPWSRPSEVTASPTRPFLRYGIPVLGVELVKMLRLHADKLIAGALLGAEGLGLYFMAFNAGLSLVTSFIAAFEKVVFPQLCTTQNGRFGPRSIAVAGLALIAPFVIAQSLFASVYVPLLLGPGWQEIVPVVQILCLTALPLTIWSVAAAQLRVTGQPEIEFLVTLAVTFGLAVSAWVFAPFGVLAMAMGYVAALSITLLVASVLVMFSGVTFPTVLQNQEI, from the coding sequence ATGATGCGTGCCACTGATTTGCTTAGAACCAGCTTTCTTTCCAACCTATTGGCCTATGGTGCCTCTGAGGTGGTTGCCAAGTTTTCGCGGCTGTTTGTGGTGATTGTGGTGGCCCGCACATTGGGGGTCGCCGAAATTGGCGTGGCTGCTGCGGCACTGGCGATCTGTGAGATCTTTAAGGGGTTGACCGAAAATGGCATTGGGCAGCGCATTATTGCCGCGCCTGCGCAACAACTGAACGCGATCTGTGTCAAAGCACATCAGCTGTTTTGGGCAAGTTGCCTAGGTCTGTTTGCTTTGCAGGTGGCTTTGGCGGTGCTTTTGGCAGGCCTTGGCTTTGTCGAGGTCTCGCTGTTGGTTGCCCTGGCCGCGCTGGAATATTTGTTTATGCCGGCTGGTTTGGTTCAGGCCGCACTGGCGGTACGCGAGGGCAAACTAAAACAAACTGCGGCCATCGCGGGTGTTCAGGTTTTGACCGCAAACGCCTTGTCGGTTGCCCTGGTCTTTATCATTCCCTCGGCCCTGGTCCTGATCTTGCCCCGTGTTCTGACTGCTCCGCTTTGGCTGCTATCGATGCGGCGTCTGCGCCCCTGGTCGCGGCCCTCTGAGGTGACTGCCTCCCCTACCCGCCCGTTTCTGCGATATGGCATCCCAGTGTTGGGTGTTGAGCTGGTCAAAATGCTGCGTCTGCATGCCGACAAGCTGATCGCAGGGGCCTTGCTCGGTGCCGAAGGGTTGGGACTTTACTTTATGGCGTTTAACGCCGGGCTTAGCCTGGTCACCAGTTTTATTGCCGCCTTTGAAAAAGTGGTTTTTCCGCAGCTTTGCACCACACAAAATGGCCGTTTCGGCCCTAGGTCAATCGCCGTGGCCGGGCTGGCGTTGATTGCCCCATTTGTGATTGCGCAATCGTTGTTTGCCTCGGTTTATGTGCCGCTTTTGTTGGGCCCCGGTTGGCAAGAGATTGTGCCGGTTGTGCAAATCCTTTGCCTCACCGCGTTGCCCTTAACAATTTGGTCGGTTGCCGCCGCGCAGCTGCGCGTCACAGGCCAGCCAGAGATAGAGTTTCTGGTCACCCTTGCAGTGACATTTGGCTTGGCGGTCAGCGCCTGGGTATTTGCACCCTTCGGCGTGCTGGCCATGGCGATGGGCTATGTCGCCGCGCTGAGCATCACTTTGCTCGTGGCCTCGGTCTTGGTGATGTTTTCAGGCGTGACCTTCCCAACAGTTTTGCAAAATCAGGAGATCTAA